One Fibrobacter succinogenes DNA segment encodes these proteins:
- the rpe gene encoding ribulose-phosphate 3-epimerase: MLKQIIAPSVLNANFLELGNGLKAIENGGAGLVHLDIMDGHFVPNISFGPGISACVKKGTKLPLDCHLMIENPENYVGEFAKAGASIISVHAETTNHLDRLLHQIAELGVKPAVAINPATPLENVKYVLDIVDMVLIMSVNPGFGGQSLIPYCLDKIRELRALKPELDIQIDGGVKLDNILACKEAGANVFVVGSAIFGKPDPEAVCREFVNLVK, from the coding sequence ATGCTTAAACAAATCATCGCACCCAGCGTCTTGAACGCAAACTTCCTCGAACTCGGTAATGGTCTCAAGGCCATCGAAAACGGAGGCGCAGGCCTCGTTCACCTGGACATCATGGACGGGCACTTTGTCCCGAACATCAGCTTTGGTCCGGGAATTTCCGCTTGCGTTAAAAAAGGCACCAAGCTCCCGCTGGATTGCCACTTGATGATCGAGAATCCCGAAAATTACGTGGGCGAATTTGCAAAAGCCGGAGCAAGCATCATCAGCGTGCACGCCGAAACCACAAACCACCTTGACCGCTTGCTGCACCAGATTGCAGAACTCGGCGTAAAGCCTGCAGTGGCCATCAATCCGGCAACCCCGCTGGAAAACGTCAAGTACGTGCTCGACATCGTTGACATGGTGCTCATCATGTCCGTGAACCCGGGCTTCGGCGGCCAGAGTCTCATTCCGTATTGCCTTGACAAAATCCGCGAACTGCGCGCGCTCAAGCCGGAACTCGATATTCAAATCGACGGCGGTGTTAAGTTGGACAACATCCTCGCCTGCAAGGAAGCGGGCGCAAACGTCTTCGTTGTTGGCTCGGCAATCTTTGGCAAGCCGGACCCAGAAGCCGTGTGCCGCGAATTCGTGAACTTAGTCAAGTAA
- a CDS encoding chorismate-binding protein, which produces MQIYAEKIFKTPIETIEIFKPKNVRQALDRIEILKSKGLYLVGYMRYNLNTASNLPLIYFEAFDSFEPFVQKIPDKKIGTIIKPLISKEEYAAKVAFIKEQIKNGITYEVNYTYPSALKTNANETELYHYLLQNQKTPYNAFLQNKYETILSFSPELFFVKKGNKILTKPMKGTVKRGKTDEEDTALKNFLFNDLKNRTENIMIVDLLRNDLGRISKPGTVRADKLFDVEQHKTLFQMTSEISSELKEGVTLYDIIRAIYPCGSITGAPKISTMEIIDATEHKPREVYCGAIGYIHGDEMIFSVPIRILQKKNSETEYRYDAGSAITWSSTAEDEWNETLTKAKFLETDFSLIETGITDFEMHIERLRASSHALGFTWNSNIEKVKFNPNVVNRIELFKDGHFEVTTRAIPAPKENPKVKIAHKVNSANPFLYHKTSIRLPFPKDVFDEICVNEKGELTEGTFTNIGIQLNGTIYTPPIECGLLNGITRQKLLNEGKAKEKILYPSDLQNAEKIYCFNSVRGIVEVEWIE; this is translated from the coding sequence ATGCAAATATATGCAGAAAAAATCTTTAAAACGCCCATCGAGACAATCGAAATTTTCAAGCCAAAAAATGTCAGGCAAGCCCTGGACCGAATTGAAATTTTGAAAAGCAAAGGCCTTTATCTCGTGGGATACATGCGATACAACTTGAATACGGCTAGTAACTTGCCTCTTATTTATTTTGAAGCGTTCGATTCCTTTGAGCCGTTCGTGCAAAAAATCCCCGATAAAAAAATCGGCACTATCATAAAACCACTCATTTCCAAAGAAGAGTACGCCGCAAAAGTTGCGTTCATCAAAGAGCAAATCAAGAACGGCATTACATACGAAGTCAATTATACTTACCCTTCGGCGTTAAAAACAAACGCAAACGAAACCGAGCTGTACCATTATCTTTTGCAAAATCAAAAGACTCCCTACAACGCCTTTTTGCAAAACAAGTACGAGACCATTTTATCGTTTTCGCCAGAGCTGTTTTTTGTAAAGAAAGGCAATAAAATTTTGACCAAGCCCATGAAGGGAACTGTCAAGAGAGGCAAAACAGACGAAGAAGACACCGCGCTGAAAAACTTCTTGTTTAACGACTTGAAGAACCGCACCGAAAACATCATGATTGTCGATCTGCTGCGCAATGACCTCGGCCGAATTTCAAAGCCGGGAACGGTTCGCGCCGATAAACTTTTTGACGTCGAACAGCATAAAACGTTGTTCCAAATGACTTCTGAAATTTCATCTGAATTGAAGGAAGGCGTAACACTATACGATATCATCAGAGCAATTTATCCATGCGGTTCAATCACTGGTGCGCCAAAAATTTCGACCATGGAAATTATTGACGCCACGGAACATAAGCCGCGCGAAGTTTATTGCGGCGCAATTGGCTATATCCACGGCGATGAAATGATTTTCTCCGTGCCCATTCGAATTTTGCAAAAGAAGAACAGCGAAACGGAATACCGCTACGATGCCGGCAGCGCCATCACATGGAGCTCCACAGCCGAAGACGAATGGAACGAAACGCTCACCAAGGCAAAATTTTTGGAAACAGATTTTTCGCTAATTGAAACCGGCATCACCGATTTCGAGATGCACATCGAGCGGTTGCGAGCATCTTCACATGCGCTCGGGTTCACTTGGAACAGCAACATTGAAAAAGTCAAATTCAATCCGAACGTTGTCAATAGAATCGAACTGTTCAAGGACGGGCATTTCGAAGTCACGACAAGAGCAATCCCTGCACCTAAAGAGAATCCAAAAGTCAAGATTGCACACAAAGTCAATTCTGCAAATCCATTCCTGTACCACAAAACAAGCATAAGACTTCCGTTCCCGAAGGACGTCTTCGACGAAATCTGCGTGAACGAGAAAGGCGAACTCACCGAAGGAACTTTCACAAACATTGGAATCCAACTGAACGGCACCATTTACACACCACCCATTGAATGCGGGCTTTTAAACGGCATCACGAGGCAAAAGCTTTTGAACGAAGGCAAGGCCAAAGAAAAAATTCTGTACCCGAGCGACCTGCAAAACGCCGAGAAAATTTATTGCTTCAATTCCGTGCGCGGCATTGTGGAAGTGGAATGGATTGAATAA
- a CDS encoding T9SS type A sorting domain-containing protein yields MKRTLFSVLSIALATAFSTASAFTLRGTVKNKSDSVPLHATVKLLKKGLEAETNRSGAFVIREDDVVALRNLRAAVGHFSLLNGILNFTQGGSAPVQVQVFDMNGNQVLAKTLRGSGSVDLAASIQAQGNYVAKIKLGSAQETVRFSTLGNVSGAKSSAEKFALFKEGDDGDTLRVVATDYDTLFVPLSNLDTTLDIKLSRAADKQTYAFGYAMGNEPTPSKGCGKENTLKDNFTFTSAGIEHEIYLTLPENYDNNKPYRLVFGMHYMGGSAKNVATREGYYGFRNQPGAKENTIFVAPHGYTDENGKENPWRCGDDKDHVFFDEFLTYLNENLCVDTSRVFSIGFSFGAMFSNSLAQDFQHRLRGVVVFSTMDQVIYMPKNKGLPIAWMGTVGMSDNLCTPKLGRSARDRILKNNGKPGADGKFTDARGEEAEEYSGGKHVCYDYKTVDPRFPVKWCTFDGEHTYNPREDGKVWTTETGWEFITQF; encoded by the coding sequence ATGAAAAGAACTCTCTTTTCTGTTTTATCCATTGCTTTGGCTACTGCTTTTTCAACAGCATCCGCTTTTACTTTGAGGGGGACCGTTAAAAATAAAAGCGATTCTGTTCCGCTTCATGCAACGGTAAAATTGCTGAAGAAGGGGCTTGAAGCAGAAACGAATCGCTCTGGTGCTTTTGTCATTCGTGAAGATGATGTGGTTGCTTTACGAAACTTGCGTGCTGCGGTAGGGCATTTTAGCTTATTGAACGGAATTCTGAATTTTACGCAGGGCGGTAGCGCCCCCGTGCAGGTCCAGGTTTTTGACATGAACGGAAATCAGGTTCTTGCCAAGACGTTGCGAGGTTCCGGAAGTGTTGATCTTGCGGCTTCTATTCAAGCTCAAGGGAATTATGTTGCAAAGATTAAGCTTGGCTCTGCGCAAGAAACTGTTCGCTTTAGCACTCTAGGCAATGTTTCGGGTGCAAAGAGCTCTGCTGAGAAGTTTGCTTTGTTCAAAGAAGGGGATGATGGCGATACCTTGCGAGTTGTGGCAACGGATTACGATACATTGTTTGTTCCGCTCTCGAATCTTGATACGACTTTAGACATTAAGCTAAGCAGGGCTGCCGATAAGCAAACTTACGCGTTTGGATATGCCATGGGTAATGAACCAACTCCGAGTAAGGGCTGTGGCAAGGAAAACACGCTGAAGGACAACTTCACGTTCACCAGTGCTGGCATCGAACACGAAATCTACCTTACTTTGCCTGAAAACTATGATAATAACAAGCCCTATCGTTTGGTGTTCGGCATGCACTACATGGGAGGCTCTGCCAAGAACGTTGCAACGAGGGAAGGCTACTACGGATTTAGAAACCAGCCGGGCGCCAAGGAAAATACCATCTTTGTGGCACCGCACGGATACACGGACGAGAACGGCAAGGAAAATCCATGGCGCTGCGGTGACGACAAGGATCACGTCTTCTTTGATGAATTCCTCACTTACCTGAACGAAAATCTTTGTGTCGATACATCTCGCGTGTTCTCCATCGGGTTTAGCTTTGGCGCCATGTTCAGTAACTCGCTGGCTCAAGATTTTCAGCACCGCTTGCGTGGTGTGGTGGTGTTCTCCACGATGGACCAGGTGATTTACATGCCCAAGAACAAGGGGCTCCCAATAGCATGGATGGGAACCGTCGGCATGAGTGACAATCTCTGTACGCCAAAGCTTGGGCGCAGCGCTCGTGACAGGATTTTAAAGAACAACGGAAAGCCCGGCGCAGATGGAAAATTCACCGATGCCAGGGGCGAAGAGGCGGAAGAATACTCCGGTGGCAAACACGTGTGCTACGATTACAAGACTGTCGATCCGCGTTTCCCCGTGAAGTGGTGCACGTTCGACGGCGAGCACACGTACAACCCCCGCGAAGATGGAAAAGTTTGGACAACCGAAACGGGCTGGGAATTCATCACGCAGTTCTAG
- a CDS encoding glycoside hydrolase family 18 protein: MNFKVITLALAMGCASMAQAAADKVIGFYPYWSQYSQFYAKDIRYNLVTDIHYMSIAPTAEGTVAFADEYDADNFKNLVSMSKENGVKLIVSVGGMEAESNLKAIASSDETLSTFVSNVKEWLSANGGDGVELDWQNLTTDDSEDYAKMLNALVDGLSGSTVTAVIYPAAGMDAYKAEALNRAAYVDVFMADLMNESESSLVPNQSANSVQETLDAVAAAGVNKDLLAPVVFLYGKSFAGAKGLGSSHTGVGSGNEGYLPYAELMNRFDTPDYTVTFDEATKSEVAVSESESIVFMGIPSVKAVAQHVKSEGMAGVAVYDLSQDHYEPVVSLLVTVGLELRPGINYKNSKK; the protein is encoded by the coding sequence ATGAACTTTAAAGTTATTACATTGGCTCTTGCTATGGGCTGTGCTTCTATGGCCCAGGCTGCTGCTGACAAAGTGATTGGCTTCTATCCGTATTGGAGTCAGTATTCTCAGTTCTATGCAAAGGATATCCGCTACAATCTTGTGACCGATATTCATTACATGTCTATCGCTCCGACTGCAGAAGGTACCGTTGCCTTTGCTGACGAATACGATGCCGACAACTTCAAGAACCTTGTAAGCATGTCCAAGGAAAACGGCGTGAAGCTTATCGTGTCCGTGGGCGGTATGGAAGCTGAATCGAACCTCAAGGCTATTGCTTCTTCTGACGAAACGCTTTCTACCTTCGTTTCGAACGTCAAGGAATGGCTTTCGGCAAACGGCGGCGACGGTGTTGAACTCGACTGGCAGAACCTCACGACGGACGATTCCGAAGATTATGCCAAGATGCTGAACGCCTTGGTCGATGGCCTCTCGGGCTCTACAGTTACGGCCGTGATTTACCCGGCCGCCGGCATGGATGCCTACAAGGCCGAAGCCTTGAACCGCGCCGCTTACGTTGACGTGTTCATGGCAGACCTTATGAACGAAAGCGAAAGCAGCCTCGTTCCGAACCAGAGCGCAAACTCTGTGCAAGAAACGCTTGATGCTGTTGCCGCTGCCGGCGTGAACAAGGACCTTTTGGCTCCGGTCGTGTTCCTCTACGGTAAGTCCTTTGCTGGTGCCAAGGGCCTCGGCTCTAGCCACACAGGCGTTGGCAGTGGCAATGAAGGCTACCTCCCGTACGCAGAACTCATGAACCGCTTCGATACTCCGGATTACACGGTGACTTTCGATGAAGCAACCAAGTCCGAAGTGGCTGTGAGCGAATCCGAATCTATCGTGTTCATGGGCATCCCGTCTGTGAAGGCTGTTGCCCAGCACGTGAAGAGCGAAGGCATGGCTGGCGTTGCCGTCTATGACCTCTCCCAGGATCACTACGAACCGGTTGTGTCGCTCCTCGTGACTGTTGGTCTCGAACTCCGTCCGGGAATCAACTACAAGAACTCCAAGAAGTAA
- a CDS encoding glycoside hydrolase family 9 protein encodes MRNHLLAALAVAVPSFAIPLVNQLGFTPESEKIVVIPGNDANTLEVRDMAGKVVLSLEAPMVYDWEYSGEEVQTYDISAIKKPGTYRLFRDGYIGNPVVVGEDVYVDVTKAALKWFYFQRAGMALETRYAGKWARAMGHVDDSVIVYGTDLPTAKTVAKANGKPEPKKADAKIIRSQRGWYDAGDYGKYIVNSGITVFTLLEMYEHFPAFVDTLHWNIPREFPKMPELLEEIRWNLDWMLSMQDKDGGVYHKLTSLKFGSSTMPELDGALRYAIEKSLTATLDFAAVMAQASRVYAKFDADFSKRMLKASEVAYYWAKRHPKTLYKQPSDVQTGDYTHGGEDGKDEFAFAATELYRATKKSDYLKDLKQYKFRADGPWWGDVNMLAIYHAALDSADFGAKVGGEARKTLLHVAKELRNVGDTSAYRLPAFPSSWNWGSNSAMANNGIVLLHAYYVTGDKSFLDGAQQCLDYLLGKNPMEISYVTGFGFRSPRFPHHRVSESDFVDDPVPGMLVGGPHLGKQDINLDGTELWKCPNYATADKPALAYIDNRCSYATNEVAINWNAPLAYLAGALQAIYSGHANAVVK; translated from the coding sequence ATGCGTAATCATTTGCTCGCTGCGTTAGCGGTTGCAGTTCCGTCTTTTGCTATTCCCTTGGTAAATCAGCTTGGTTTTACTCCCGAGTCCGAAAAGATTGTAGTGATTCCCGGTAACGACGCCAACACGCTTGAAGTCCGCGACATGGCGGGGAAGGTGGTGCTCTCGCTCGAAGCCCCGATGGTTTACGATTGGGAATACAGCGGCGAAGAAGTCCAGACGTACGATATTTCTGCAATCAAGAAACCGGGCACGTATCGCTTGTTCAGGGACGGCTATATCGGTAACCCGGTCGTGGTGGGCGAGGATGTTTATGTTGATGTGACTAAGGCTGCGCTCAAGTGGTTCTATTTCCAGCGCGCAGGCATGGCGCTCGAAACGCGTTATGCGGGCAAGTGGGCGCGCGCCATGGGTCATGTGGATGACAGCGTGATTGTTTACGGCACGGATTTACCGACGGCAAAGACGGTTGCAAAGGCAAACGGCAAGCCCGAACCCAAGAAAGCCGATGCGAAGATTATCAGGTCGCAGCGCGGTTGGTACGATGCCGGTGACTATGGCAAGTACATCGTGAATTCCGGCATTACGGTGTTTACGCTTTTGGAAATGTACGAACATTTCCCGGCATTCGTGGATACGCTCCATTGGAACATCCCGCGTGAATTCCCGAAGATGCCCGAATTGCTCGAAGAAATCCGCTGGAATCTTGATTGGATGCTTTCGATGCAAGACAAGGATGGCGGCGTTTATCACAAACTCACATCGCTCAAGTTCGGTTCTAGCACCATGCCGGAACTCGATGGCGCCTTGCGTTATGCGATTGAAAAGAGCTTGACGGCAACGCTTGATTTTGCGGCGGTGATGGCGCAGGCTTCTCGCGTGTATGCAAAGTTCGATGCTGATTTTTCAAAGCGCATGCTCAAGGCTTCTGAAGTGGCTTACTATTGGGCTAAGCGCCATCCGAAGACTTTGTACAAGCAACCGTCCGATGTGCAAACGGGCGATTACACGCACGGTGGGGAGGATGGCAAGGACGAATTTGCATTTGCTGCAACGGAGCTTTACCGCGCTACGAAAAAGTCCGATTATCTCAAGGATCTGAAACAGTACAAGTTCAGGGCCGATGGCCCGTGGTGGGGCGATGTGAACATGCTCGCCATTTACCATGCGGCCCTTGATTCTGCGGACTTTGGCGCAAAGGTTGGCGGTGAAGCGCGCAAGACTTTGCTCCATGTGGCAAAGGAACTTCGCAATGTGGGCGATACGAGTGCCTATAGGCTCCCGGCATTCCCGTCTAGCTGGAACTGGGGCAGTAACAGCGCCATGGCAAATAACGGGATTGTGTTGCTCCATGCATACTATGTCACGGGCGACAAGAGTTTCTTGGATGGGGCTCAGCAGTGCTTGGACTACCTCTTGGGCAAGAATCCGATGGAAATTTCTTATGTGACCGGCTTTGGCTTTAGAAGCCCGCGTTTCCCGCACCATCGCGTGAGCGAATCGGATTTCGTGGATGATCCGGTGCCGGGCATGCTTGTGGGTGGGCCGCACTTGGGCAAGCAAGATATTAATTTGGATGGAACGGAACTTTGGAAGTGCCCGAACTATGCTACTGCTGACAAGCCTGCGCTTGCCTACATTGATAACCGCTGCAGCTATGCCACAAATGAAGTGGCTATCAACTGGAACGCTCCGCTTGCATACCTCGCTGGCGCCTTGCAGGCCATTTACAGCGGCCACGCTAACGCTGTCGTGAAGTAA